Sequence from the Lysobacter capsici genome:
CGGCGGTGCTGTGGATCGACGAAATCGAGAAAGGCCTGGCCGGCGACGGCAGCGATGCCGACGGCGGCGTGTCGCGGCGCGTGCTCGGTTATCTGCTGACCTGGATGGCCGAACGCAAGTCGCGGCTGTTCCTGGTCGCGACCGCGAACCAGATCGACGCCTTGCCGCCGGAACTGCTGCGCAAGGGCCGCTTCGACGAAATATTCTTCGTCGACCTGCCGGTGGCGGAGGTGCGCGGCGAATTGTTCGCGACCCATCTGCGCAAGCGCGGCCTGACGCCGGAACACTTCGATCTGAACGCGCTGGCGAGCGCCAGCGACGGGTTTTCCGGCGCCGAGATCGAGCAGGCCATAGTCGCTTCGATGTATGCCGCGCTCGCCGCCAACACGCCGTTGTCGGATTTCCAGTTGCGCGCCGAACTCAAGCAGACCCGGCCGCTGTCGGTGTTGATGGCCGAACAGGTCGAATCGCTGCGCGAATGGGCGCGCACGCGCACGGTGGCGGCGGACTGAGCGCGGCGCGGGCGCTGCCCAAGAGTGCGCGTGCCTAGGCCTCGCGCTTCACGTACACCCACGCGCGCCGTCCCGAGGCGAGCGCCGCTTCGACGCGTCGGTAGTCGTCGACCTCGTAGGCGTCGGCGCGCGCGAGTTCCCCGGCGCTGATCGCGAACACCGTGCCGGCCACGGTGTCGTGCGCATCGCCGCTGGCTTCGACGATGGGATGCCAGGCCTCGCCGCTGGTCGCGACCACGTCGGCATCCTCGATCCTGACCATGCCGCGGCGATAACCGACCAGGGCGTCGGCTTCGCCGTGCAGCAGGCGGCCGAAGGTGGATTGCTGCACCGCCGGCAGTTGCAGAGTGCCGTAGGAAAACAGGCGTTCGCCATGATCGGCTTCGGCGCCGGCTTGATCGACGTCGGGCCGATCGGATTGCGGGGTGATTCGGTGTCCTCGATTAATTGAAGCGGCTCGCGCCGCGCCGCCGGATCCGGCGACGCGGGCGAGAGGACGCGCTCAGGTGGCCAGTGTGGCCGGCGCGCGCAGGGCCTGCCAACGTCGCGCCAGTTGCGCGGCGAACAAACCCGCGGCCGGCGGATGCGCGGCGAAGTGCAGGAACGGTTCGATGAATTCCAGTTCCATGACCCGGAACACTCCATCGTCGACCACGCCATCGACGCGCACATAGGCCTGATCGCGATAACCCAGCGTCGTCACCGCCTGCAGCGCATGCCGCGCGGCGGCGAGGATCGACGGACCGGGTTCGGTCAAATCGGCGGTGCCGC
This genomic interval carries:
- a CDS encoding gamma-glutamylcyclotransferase family protein translates to MTPQSDRPDVDQAGAEADHGERLFSYGTLQLPAVQQSTFGRLLHGEADALVGYRRGMVRIEDADVVATSGEAWHPIVEASGDAHDTVAGTVFAISAGELARADAYEVDDYRRVEAALASGRRAWVYVKREA